The Rufibacter sp. DG15C region ATACGCTGACGGGGCTATCACCCTCTGCGGCGCGCCTTCCCAGGCGCTTAAGCTTCTTTTCTTGGTCCCACGTCGTGGTCCTACAACCCCAAGGTCGCCGTAACGACCCTGGTTTGGGCTCTTCCGCGTTCGCTCGCCACTACTTGCGGAATCATTGTTATTTTCTCTTCCTCCGGGTACTTAGATGTTTCAGTTCCCCGGGTTCGCCCACCCGAAGGTGTGACAGGTCTTCAACCTGCCGGGTTTCCCCATTCGGACATCCGCGGATCGACTGGTATGTGCCCATCCCCGCGGCTTATCGCAGCTTATCGCGTCCTTCTTCGCCTCTGAGAGCCAAGGCATCCCCCATACGCCCTTCTTAACTTCCTAGCGCCTGAGGCCTAAGCCTCGGCGCGTACTCTAGTTTGTTTTCTCTCTTCCCAATATGTCAAAGAACCTCCCCGCCTCCGGGACCCGTACAAGTACAGTCCCCTCGGGCATGTGCGGCATCCACCCTTCCGGTGCATGCCTTGAATCTGTCAGTCGCGCCGCGACTCTGTCGGAGTGTGGAGAATAACGGAGTCGAACCGTTGACCTCCTGCGTGCAAAGCAGGCGCTCTAGCCAGCTGAGCTAATCCCCCAAGATCTTTAGAGTGGGCCTGCGTGGACTCGAACCACGGACCTCTACATTATCAGTGTAGCGCTCTAACCACCTGAGCTACAAGCCCAGTGAACTGGGCCTCCGCACGCTTCCTGACGAGTGCTGATGCTGATGTTTGTAAGCGTAATTAAGTAGGGGGGGATAGGAAAAGTAAAGCGGGCCGCGGAGGCGGCGTCTCCAGAAAGGAGGTGATCCAGCCGCACCTTCCGGTACGGCTACCTTGTTACGACTTAGCCCCAGTTACCAGTTTTACCCTAAGCGGCTCCTTTGACGGTTACCGCCTTCAGGTCTCCCTGACTTCCATGGCTTGACGGGCGGTGTGTACAAGGCCCGGGAACGTATTCACCGCGTCATTGCTGATACGCGATTACTAGCGATTCCAGCTTCACGAAGTCGAGTTGCAGACTTCGATCCGAACTGAGAGCGGCTTTTTGAGATTGGCATCCTGTCACCAGGTAGCGACCCTCTGTACCGCCCATTGTAGCACGTGTGTAGCCCTAGGCGTAAGGGCCATGATGACTTGACGTCGTCCCCGCCTTCCTCACTCCTTGCGGAGGCAGTCCCTTTAGAGTCCCCACCGTTACGTGCTGGCAACTAAAGGTAGGGGTTGCGCTCGTTGCGGGACTTAACCCAACACCTCACGGCACGAGCTGACGACAGCCATGCAGCACCTTGCTTTGTGCCCCGAAGGGAAGTACCGTCTCCGGTACCGTCACGCGCATTCTAGCCTAGGTAAGGTTCCTCGCGTATCATCGAATTAAACCACATGCTCCACCGCTTGTGCGGGCCCCCGTCAATTCCTTTGAGTTTCACCCTTGCGGGCGTACTCCCCAGGTGGATTACTTAACGCTTTCGCTAAGACGCCGACGGTCTATCGCCGACATCGAGTAATCATCGTTTACGGCGTGGACTACCAGGGTATCTAATCCTGTTCGCTCCCCACGCTTTCGTGCCTCAGCGTCAGTTACAGCCTAGTAAGCTGCCTACGCAATCGGTGTTCTTGAAGATATCTAAGCATTTCACCGCTACATCTTCAATTCCGCCTACCTCGTCTGTACTCAAGCCCCCCAGTATCAATGGCAGTTCCGCGGTTGAGCCGCGGGCTTTCACCACTGACTTAAGGGGCCGCCTACGCACCCTTTAAACCCAATAAATCCGGACAACGCTTGCACCCTCCGTATTACCGCGGCTGCTGGCACGGAGTTAGCCGGTGCTTATTCCCCAGGTACCGTCAGTTCCCCACGCATGGGTGTTTTCTTCCCTGGTAAAAGCAGTTTACAACCCAGAAGGCCTTCATCCTGCACGCGGCATGGCTGGGTCAGGCTTCCGCCCATTGCCCAATATTCCCTACTGCTGCCTCCCGTAGGAGTCTGGCCCGTATCTCAGTGCCAGTGTGGGGGACCGTCCTCTCAGAACCCCTAGCCATCGTAGCCTTGGTGGGCCGTTACCCCGCCAACTAGCTAATGGCACGCATGCCCATCTCCAACCGATAAATCTTTAACCCTCTTCAGATGCCATCGAAGGGTGTTATGCGGTATTAATCCGGATTTCTCCGGGCTATCCCCCAGTTGAAGGTAGGTTGCATACGCGTTACGCACCCGTGCGCCACTGGTGCATTGCTGCACCCGTTCGACTTGCATGTATTAGGCCTGCCGCTAGCGTTCATCCTGAGCCAGGATCAAACTCTCCATTGTAGTAGATTGTCTGACTGGTCTCAATTACTTTAATAATAAAGACAGTCGGTAGTTTTGTAAAGACCGACCGCCCTCGCTTGAACCTCACTTCTCACTCCGATGACTGAACATCCTGAGTGCTTTTCCTATCTTATCCCATCTACTCAAAGAACTTCCCACCGGGCTTTCCCCGGTGACTGCAGAGCGACTTTTCACTCTGTATGTTTCTGTGTGCCAGTTGATTCGGCGTGCTGCAAAGGTCCGAAGTTTCATTTAAACTTCCAAATAATCTTTTCAGCTTTTTTCTTCTTTTTTTCCCTCAGCCCTTTCGACCGAGAACCCTTCTGGAAGGGAGTGCAAAGGTAAGAAGAATCTTCGTTTCCGCAATACCCGCAGCGATTTTTTCTCTTTTTTTTCCTCCGCCCATCCAGCGGAAGACCCTCTTTTCGGAAGGGAGTGCAAAGGTAGCAAACTTACCCTAGTCTGCAACACCCTGCGGATATTTTTTTTTACTTTCCCCTCCGCCCTTTCGGCGGAAGGCCCCTCTTTTCAGAAGGGAGTGCAAAGGTAGGAAGGCTTTTCAGACTTTCAAAACGCCGCGCGAGGTTTTTTTTTAAGCTTGTTTGCCTCCCCGTCCGGAAGGCCCCCTTGTTGATCGGGAGTGCAAAGGTACGAGGATTCCCCGGGAAGGCAAGCGGGGACGGCGAAGGTTTAACGGCGTCCCGCCTAAGTGCCTGATTCGGAACGGGAAAGGTTTCTAGGGGCGGGTTTATACCTCCGCCCGATCCTTTGGCTTCTTGTAAATTGGAACCGTTGAGCAGGGTTCTCCATACATGATGCTACTAGCTACTGGCAATAATTTCTGCATGATTTCCACATAAGCATAAGTTGGAACTGGTATCTGACCACATCCCTTTATGACTAGTTTGGCGTCTTTGTATTGCTCTATATCTATAGAGGCAATAGCATCTTGCAACAAAGCTTGCTCCAAAGCCTCTACATCTCCAAACACATATCTATTCACAAATGGCTGAAGCTTGCTTGCCAATAGCATATAGGCCCAAGTTGGGACAATGGCGTCTGTTGAACAAATGATCGCTACATTCTTTCCTGTGTATTGGGACCAGTCATGCTCTTTCACAAAAGCCCTGAAATCTTTCTCCCGTAGCATGAGCCCGTGGAATAGATTGTCCTTTATATCATAAACTACTCTTTCGCCTGGGTGTAGAAGCTCCTCTAGGTTTAAGGTGACCAGTCCGCTATTAGCTACTCTGTTTACAAACTCTTCCATGTTCTTACTTTCCTGAAGGCTTGGTGATATATACTTCCTTTAAATAAAACGGCTCATAATAGGCCACATCTTCAAACTGCTGTGCTTGCAGTTTCGCAAAGGCCAACTGCCCTACGGCTTTCGCCGAAGGTTTAACATTCTCTAAATAGAATGCGTTCTCATTTGGCGCTAACATTTCTTGTGCCTTGGCGGCGCCACTCCCAAAGAAGACCACGGGTTGCTTTTCCAGATAAGGCTCAAAACTGTTGGACTCTATAATTAGAGGCTCTACTGGCAACGCAATTTTTAAATCATGCGTCACTATACAGGTATAGACTTCAGACCGACGGGCGTCAATCATAGGGCAATAGAGAAACTTCTCTTTATTAGGAGTAGTCTCAATGACTTGTTGTGCCATAGCTGTAAGGGTATCAACTGAAATCAAAGGAATATCCAGAGAATAGCAAAGACCTTTGGCTGTTCCGGAACCTATGCGCAAACCAGTATATGATCCTGGGCCGCCCGAAACCGCGACGGCATTCACTTCCTTTAAAGAAACGCCTGCATACTCCAACACTTGATTGACCATGACGGTGATATGAGAGGAGTGCGATTTCTCTAATCTAAGCTCTGCATAGGTCAGTAGTTGCTGGTCTTGGTGCAAAGCCACAGAGCAGACAGACGAAGAGGTTTCTAAGGAAAGGATGTAGGCCATTCTATATGATATGCATTGAGCACTTTCTACTGCAAAGCTACACGTTTTGAAACTAAGAAGGGCGATGCATGCATCGCCCTTCTTAGTTTCCTTTACTACACTATATATATAGAGTGGTTTTACTTTTTAGCCGAAGCAGTCAACAAGCCTTGGTACTTAGTTGGGTTGTTCAAAACATCTAACGCGGCCAAGATATCCTGGTCATCATCAAAGGTAGATTCCACTATCCCTTTCTGTAAATAATAACGTGCCGCAATCTCCTGCTCTAGCATCTCTGTGATCTCTGGCTTAAAGCGTACCAAGTCATTGCTCTTGTTGGTAGCCACTTTCTTTCTTATCTGCTCTATATCTGAGCGCACATCTTCATAGTGCTTGTCTTCCTTAGACTTCTTGATCATATTGTCTAAGGCTTTCTCCACGTCTGTAGAATAAGAGATGTCTTTGCCGTTCAGGTAAGAGACAAACTTCTGGTACTCGGCGTCAGACAATTTAAAGTCTTTGGCCGACGCGATGGTAGGGTTAGCCGCCTTAAACCGATTGGCATAGTCAAACAGGTAGCTTTTGGTAATCAATACTCTTATGATATCTGGTAAAGGCTTTTCCTTTACTTCAATGTCTGGAGAGATACCGCCGCCGTCATACACTACTCTACCGTTAGCCGTCTTAAAAGCCGCGCGCAGAGAGTCTGGCGTTTTGTTCAAGGTGCCGTCACTGTTGCGGTGCGCGTAATCAATGGCCTGGATACAACGTCCGCTTGGGATGTAGTACTTTGCCGTAGTTACTTTCAACTGGGAGTTATAAGAGAGTGGACGCGTCATTTGCACCAGGCCCTTGCCGTAGGTACGCTCCCCTACCAACACGGCACGATCATAATCTTGTAAAGCACCGGCTACAATCTCTGCCGCCGAGGCACTGTTAGAACTAGCCAAGACCACCAACGGCATCTGCACATCCAAAGGCTCGTCCAAAGCTTTGTACATTTTGTTGTACTCGGTCACTTTGCCTTTGGTGCTCACAATGTCCTTGCCGCGCGGCAAAAAGAGGTTAGAGATGTTCACCGCCTCGTTCAGCAGACCGCCTGGATTGTCGCGCAGGTCAAGGATAATCTTTTTAGCGCCTTGCTCCTTCAATTTAGAAACGGCTTTGCGCACCTCTACCCCAGCGTCTACGGTAAAGCCCGACAGCTGCAGGTAGCCTACTTCTGAATTGACCATGCCATAATAGGGCACGTTGTTGATTTGTATGTTGGCGCGGGTCACGTCTACCAGCATGGGTTTGTCCACGCCAAACCGTTTGATTTCCAATTTCACGGGTGTGCCGGCCTGCCCTTTCAAGAGCTTGCTTACTTCATTGTCATTCTTCTTAGCCAGGTCAACGCCATCAATCTTCAAAATCTCATCGCCAATGAGCAAGCCGGCCTTCTGGGCGGGAGAGCCTTGATGCGGAAGCGAGATAATGGTACGACCATCGCGTTTACCCACCAATGCCCCAATGCCGCCGTACTGCCCGGTGGTCATGGTCCTGAAATCCTCAATGTCATCCTCAGGAATGAAGTTGGTGTACGGGTCCAGTGACTTGAGCATGGCATCAATCCCCACGCGCACCAGCTTGGTAGGCGGCACGTCATCTACATAGTAGGTGTTCACCTCTTTAAAAAGCGTGGCAAAAATGTCCAGATTCTTGGCTATGTCAAAGTACCGCTCAGAGGCGTCTGAGTTGGTGAAAGAGAAAAGGCCCCATGCCGCACCGGCCACTAGAAGGCCAGCGAAAGATTTCTTCAGCATATTACACAGGTGGAATAGGGAAAAATGAGAAGCTATTCTAAAATCAAACGCTCCAGCCCTGAATTTAGTTTTTTACAGATAGTATTGAAAGAAGATTTTTCTTTCCCTGTATATAAAAAGGCAATGAGCAGAGTAGTATCTGGGGAGAGGGCCGCCGCGAGGGCATGCTTTTGGAGACGGTAGGCCTCCCGTATTTGGCGCTTGAGCCGGTTGCGGTCTACCGCTTTTTTGAAATGACGTTTGGATACAGATACCAAAACCTGCACCGGGGCGCCTACGCTGGGCTGTGGCAATCTGAGGACCACAAACCGCAAAGGGTAAGAATTGAAAGAAGAACCTTCACGGAACAGCTGGTCAATCAGCTTTTTGCTCCGTAAACGTTCTTCTCTCTGAAATCTATAAGAAATCGGTTGCTCTTCTGCAGAATGTTCAGTGAAGGTACCCATTCGCAAGGTGCCTTGCAGCGAGCTACTCAGAAAAATTAGGCTTTGTGTCTTCTTTCGTCAGAAACGGTCAGTTTGTGACGGCCTTTAGCTCTTCTGCTAGCTAATACTCTACGACCATTGGCAGTTTCCATTCTTGAGCGGAAACCATGCTTATTTCTTCTTTTGCGTTGCGAAGGTTGGAATGTTCTTTTCATCTTACACTAAACATTATATTAAGGGTTGCAAAATTAGGAAATCAAATCTGATAAATCAACCCTGCTCCCATATTTTAATTTGATTATTTGCACGTTACCTGCTTCAGCTAAAAGCTACACTCTATATCAGGCTCAGTGTCAAACCGTTTTTGGCCTCCTTTTCAGGATTTAACTTAAAACCAGCTATCAAGTCAGCAAAGAAAGGCAGTCACTGTGGCAAAAGCAAATATCGTTTTTGGCCTCGTTTCTGGAAAACAGGCCAAAAACGAATGAGCGCGCGTCTAGTGCCAGATTGCGTAATAGATGGAAAAGCTAGACAAAGGTGCTAATAGGTAAGCATTGCAGCTCTCTCAAGACTAGTAATGCACGAAAATGACTACAAAAAACGCCAACACCGTCAAGACAAACCCTATCATCAATACATTGTAGCTCAACCGTAGGTAGTGGTATTTGCGGGCCACAGAAACACCTAGTCCATGCAAATCGCGCATGAGGGCGTGCCTAGACCTGGTACCGTTCTCCAACAGCTTGTCCATGGCCAACTCATACTCCTGGATGGACATCTTATGGAAGTTCTCAAAGTGCAGCAGGTTCACTTCCTTATTGGCTACCTCGTCTAGGGTGTAATAACCGCGCGTATGCTCTGGACGCGTAGAGATGATGGCCAGCACCATGGTGAAGGTGCAGGTAATGATCAAGATAATCGCCGGAATCAAGTAACTGCTGATATCCTCAAACTTGCGCAGGAACACCGTGAACATCACAGAAATGGCCAGCGTGCAAATACCAATCAAGATGTTGGCACGCCTATCCCCTATGGCAATATAAGAGACATGGTTTCTGGCGGCGGTGCGATACATGTTGGTGAGCCCACTTATCCGCTCCTTGGTGGCAAGGGCCAACTGCTTCTCTCTGGCCTTTTCCTCCTCCTTCTCCCTCTCCTTGGCTTTCTTCTTTTCCTTTTTAAGGGCGGCTTTCTGTTCTTCTATCTCATCCATGATGTTCTACTGAAATACCAGACACTCAAAAACTTAGAGACCATCTCTATAATTTAACGATGAAGAATAGGCTTAGTTTAAAAGTGCAGCTCAAACTTAGGTGAGGGAGGACTACACCCGGAATTGTTGCCTTCAAGTCTAAAATCTTGCATCTTCCGGCCATTATCCTTTCCAGAACTTCGTTAGAAAGCCATATGATACAATACAGCCTTTCCTGCCTGAACCCGCTTAGTGCCTATATACAAGTCAGCACCCAGATAACCGAGATAACAGAAGCCACGCTTTTCCTGCAACTGCCCGCCTGGCGGCCCGGCCGCTATGAGCTCCAGAACTTCGCGCAGAAGTTGCAGGCCTTTGAGGTGCTGTCATCAGACGGAACTCCTATACCGTTCAAGAAAGTCACCAAGGACAAGTGGGAAGTAACAACACATGGCCACACAGAGCTGGAGGTGCGCTATAATTTCTACGCCCGCCAAATGGACGCCGGCGGGTCTTGGGTAGATGACCAAGTCTTATATGTAAACCCCGTTAACTGCCTGCTCACCGCCCAGGGCCAGGACCATCTGCCCTGCTCGCTGTCCCTAGATATACCAGCGGACTGGCAGATTGCCTGCGGGTTACCTGTATCAGAAGAAAACATCCTGCAGGCACGTGACTTTGACCACTTGGTAGACTCTCCGTTCATAGCCAGCGCCAATTTGCAGCACCAAACCTATGAAGAGCAGGGCATTCCGTTTCATGTGTGGTTCTACGGAGATTGTACACCAGACTGGGAGCAGATCATCCCGCAGTTCAAGGCCTTCACGCAAGAGCAGTTGGCCTTGTTTAAGACGTTTCCGGTGCAGGATTACCACTTTATCAATATCATTCTGCCTTACCAGCACTACCATGGCGTGGAGCACTTGAATTCCACGGTCATTACGCTGGGGCCTTCTGAGGCCTTGATGACCCCGGCTTTGTACAAAGAGTTGTTGGGCGTGAGTTGTCATGAGCTGTTTCACACGTGGAACATCAAGCAAATCAGGCCCAAAGAGATGCTGCCGTATGACTTCACCCAGGAAAATTACTTTAGGACCGGCTACGTAGCTGAAGGCGTCACCACTTACTACGGTGACTACCTGCTGGCCCGCAGCGGTGTCTTCACCCCAGACCAATACTTTGAAGAACTGAACACGGTCCTCAAACGCCATACCGCAGACCAGGGTGAGCAAAACCTATCCGTGGCCGATTCTTCCTTTGACACCTGGCTAGACGGCTATAAGCCCGGCATCCCAGATAGAAAGGTGAGCATATACCACAAGGGCTGCATTGCCGCGCTTGTCTTAGACATAGAAATAAGAAAAGCCACCAACAACGCCCAATCCTTAGACGAGGTCATGCGCCGCATGTGGCTAGAATTTGGGCAGAAAGGAATTGGGTACACAGAACAAGATTACCAAAACTTGGCAGAACAGGTAGCCGGCGTTTCACTGCAGACCTATTTTGAGGAGATGATTTTCGGGACGGTGCCTTTTGAGAAATGGCTGGCACCGGCTTTGAAGTACGTGGGCTGCCAATTACAGAAACTGCCGTCTCCCCTGTTGCATGAGAGCCGCTATGGGTTCAGGCTGGCGCCTACCCCATTATTCACGGTTGGCTATGTAGCTCCCAACTCGCCAGCGGCAAAAGTGCTTTCTGTAGACGATGAACTGATTGCCCTCAATGGCCGCAAACTAGAGAACCTGAACCTACAAGCCTTACTGGCCCAAAAGGAGAAAGCAGAACTCACTTTGTTCAGACAGAAAAAACTCTTAACCGTTACCCTCCTCCCAGACGGCGACATTCATCTGCCTCTCTTTAGAGTTTCCAGAAACCCAAAGGCCACGCCAGACCAAAAGCAGAACTTCAAACTTTGGCTGAAGCAGGAGTTTTAGAACCGTCTCCAATAATTAACGCGTCGTTTTTAGGCTAATTCTTAGAAAACAGGCCAAAAACAAAAGGGCCACCCATATATGGGTGGCCCTTTTTATGAATCGTCAAGCATACGGCTTATTTGCCTCTGTCTTGTTGGTTGTCGCTTGGGTTGCTTCTAGGGCGGTTACCGGCGTTGCCATATCCCTTAGGGATATCTTCGCGGCTGGGGTTACCACCTTTGGCCAGGTTTCGGTTAGGGTTCTGCACCTTGGTGTCATCCTCTTGCAGGCCTTTGTCTACCGGGTCATTTTGCGTTTGTCCGGTAGGATCAAACTTCTTGCTGTCATGCTGGTTGGTTTGATCTTCTTTACCCTTGGCAATGGCATCATGTTCGCCATGCATATTGCTATCGTTCTTTTTATTGCTGCTCATAAAACCTCCTTTTAGTTAAATGTACCCTACTATACGCAGGTTAGCAGAAAAGTATGCCTTAATTTAATTGAAGGCCACAAACAAGAGCATCAGCATAGTGGGCAGAGAAAGGTAGAACCAAAACATGACATGGCGCCTATAAGGACGCGGCACCATAGAGCTGGCCACCAACAGAGTGGTGATCAAGATGCCCATGTACGCCAGGATAAAGTACATGACCTTGTTCCAGTTACGCACCACGGCCCCACCGGCGGCCTCCACCTCTGGGTCTGTGGGGATAAGCCAGGTCACCAAGCCGTAATACACCAACACCTCCAGCGCCAGAAAGGCAATGGCGCCCATTACTATGGCAAACGCTTCGTCATTTTTCTTACCCATGGGCAACAAGATGTGTTAGAGATCCATAAAATTCTAGAGAGCAGGATGGAAAAACAAAGATGAACTTTTATCTTGAATCTATATCTAAAAGATAGTCGTCACGTACAGCCATTGCATCTGTTTAAAAGAAGCGCATTCTTCTATATATGAAAACCTATTTCTTTGACCCCGGTCTCTCTTCAGTGGTGACCATTTACAGCGGTTTCCTTAAGCATGATGCCTTTAAAGAGATTTGTCTGGGCGCGCTAGAAACGGCTCAAACCCAACAGCTTTCCAAGATTCTGGTAGACACCAGTCACCTAAAGGTCATGCTCAAGGAGTCACAGCAATGGATTGAGGACGTCTGGTTTCCCAGGGCTAAGCAAATAGGCATCAAACACATGGCTTTTCTGGTGCCTGAAGACATCTTTGGCCGCATGAGCATGGAGGCCACCAACAAGAAAGAAGAGCAGGAAGGCGACATTGACATCCGGTACTTTGACAACGCCGCCGAGGCCAAGCTTTGGCTCAAGCACATATAAAAGAGAAAGGCCGCTACAAGTTGTAGCGGCCTTTCTCTTTTATACAATCCGTTTTCAGGCTGTTTCCTGGAAAACAGGCCAAAAACGCTCACTACTTCTTATTAGAAGTTCACCAACTTGGCAAATTGGGCCACGCGCTCGGCTAACTCCTCTTCCTTCAAATCTACCAGACGCTCAGTACCAAACTGCTCTACGCAGAAAGACGCCATGGCAGAACCATGAATCACCGCGCGTTTCATGTTGTCAAAGCTGATGTCATCTGTGCTGGCCAGATACCCAATGAAACCACCGGCAAACGTATCTCCCGCGCCGGTTGGGTCAAATACTTCTTCTAACGGCAAAGCCGGGGCGTAGAAAATCTCATCCTGGTGGAACAACAACGCACCGTGCTCACCTTTTTTGATGATCAGGTACTTAGGTCCCATGGCCATGATCTTCTTGGCGGCTTTCACCAGGGAATATTCCTTGCTCAACTGGCGGGCTTCCTCGTCATTGATGCTCAACACGTCTACCATGCCAATGGTCTGGATCAAGTCATCATAGGCAATGTCCATCCAGAAGTTCATGGTGTCCATTACCACCAGTTTAGGACGATTGGTCAGGCGCTCAATCACTTGGCGCTGTACCTGCGGGGCCAGATTGCCCAGCATCAAATACTGGCAGTCTTGGTAGCTCTCCGGGATGATCGGGTCGAAATCGCCTAGCACGTTCAGCTCAGTGGCCAACGTCTCGCGACTGTTCATGTCATTGAAGTAACGACCAGACCAGAAGAACGACTTCTCATTCTCTTTCACTTGCAGACCGTCCGTGTTGATGCCTTTTCCCTGCATCATGGCAATGTCAGACTTTAAAAAATCGCCACCCACTACAGACACCAGGTTCACCGGTTTCACAAAGTTGGCTGCTGATAAAGAAATGAACGTTCCAGCGCCGCCAATGATCTTGTCACGCTTTCCGAAGGGGGTTTCCAAGGCATCAAATGCCACGGATCCAATCACCAATAGACTCATATTTTTTTAGTATATATGCGATGCGCTCCTCAAACAGCACTCACCGCGTAGCTTAATTGTAACTCTTCTCTACTTTAAGGCTTTGACGGCAAGCGCCTTCACCTATCATTTCTTTCGTTTTTGGGCTAATTTCTGAGAAACAGGCCGAAAACAAAAAAAGCCCCTGATCTCTCAGGAGCTTTTTGGGTGATCGATGGGGTTCGAACCCACGACTTCCAGAATCACAATCTGGTGCTCTAACCAGCTGAACTACGACCACCGTGTAATTGGAGAGCAAAAGTAGCGCCTTTGGCTATTCAACGCAAGTATTTTACTTAAATTTTTATGGAAAGTTGTGCTAGACGTCTTTGTCAGCACATTCAAAACTCTCTGTCTCAAGCGGATATTTTCTCTCACGGCTTGACAATTTCTTTCTAAATCATGGAGCCCACTAACCTTTGTTTCAAGCCTTCTGTGTTAAAAACCCAAACAACTTGGTAAGCACCAGCACCATCACTGTTCCATTGGTAGACAAAGTAGGTATCACCGTTTTTGTAGACCTTGAACTCATTGGTGCATTCATAAATGTCTGCATACAGGTTTTTGCTGATTGGAATTGATTTGCCTGCTATAGAGACCTTTACGCCTTTCACTTGTGTTTTAGGAAAACCTCCATCTGTCCCCCATACTTTTTTACCACCAATAGTTTCCACCCATTGACCATTCTGCTTTTTAACGCTTCTGCCTTCTAGCTTAAAAGGCTCAACTGCATACTTGAAAGCAAAATCAGAACCCTTATAGACTTTTACTTGCTCCAACGGCTGAAGCCTAGAAGTATGAATAAACCCCTCAATGTAATTCGTGTCATCAACATTTAAGCTGAAATCATCTTCAGAAACATAAACCCTTGTCCACTCATTAGCATTTTGGCCTTCCTGATCCTCATACCAGAAAACAGTATTGCTGGTGATTTTGTAAATGATGGGAGACTGTGCGTTTGGCTCTTTCCTCACATTGGTGTATCCGTCTTTATCATTGATAATAGCTACTTGTGCCTCTGCTAATAAGGAAGCGAAGAGACTTATCAGTAAAAAAACAGTTCCTTTCATACCTCTAAAAGAGTTTCAAGTGGCCCCTATTATATTATTTGTAAATAACTCGTGTATGAGAAGGCGAGACCATTTGCCAAGGTGCTATTTACACAATGCTCATCAAGGTTTTACTTTGTTTTTCTCAGGGAATAATATTGTTGTACAGCAATTGTATCAGGGTCAGCAGGATTGTCGCCCCCATTGAGATACATTGAGTTGTTGTTGTCTTTAAGGATGAGTGAGTCTGGCGTTAGCTTTTCTATGATGAAGGACAGTTTCTGATTCGGCTCTACAGTGTTGGTCACTTCAATTTCTTTACCCTCGGCAAGTATTGATAAATTGTCAAGGCTGTAGAGATGAGTTTGTCCTTTATACATTTTTAACTGTGCTTCATCAAATACCAATCTGACAGAGTCGGAGGAATTTTTAAACCGTTTCCTAGCTAATGACTGCTCTAAGTCCTCACTAGCTTTTTGGATAAGAGATGGCCTTATTTCAAACTCTTCAATGAAGACCCCATTCCAATTCCCCTGCAAATCTTGTTTTACTTTTTCTATTGGGTTTACCGAAGTACATCCTTGGATTGCCCAGATACACAGAAAAGGAATTATGGTTATTTTTCTCATTTAAATATGGCCTAACTATCTACTAAACAAAACCCGCTGCCCTCTTTTACTCTCATCAAAAGCACCATTCTTATAAGCCAAGTGCCCAGAGACAATAGTGTGCGTCACCACGCCCGGCAGGGTCTGGCCTTCTAAAGGAGACCAACCGCATTTGTACAGAATATTGTCTTTGGACACCGTCAAGTTTTG contains the following coding sequences:
- a CDS encoding M61 family metallopeptidase gives rise to the protein MIQYSLSCLNPLSAYIQVSTQITEITEATLFLQLPAWRPGRYELQNFAQKLQAFEVLSSDGTPIPFKKVTKDKWEVTTHGHTELEVRYNFYARQMDAGGSWVDDQVLYVNPVNCLLTAQGQDHLPCSLSLDIPADWQIACGLPVSEENILQARDFDHLVDSPFIASANLQHQTYEEQGIPFHVWFYGDCTPDWEQIIPQFKAFTQEQLALFKTFPVQDYHFINIILPYQHYHGVEHLNSTVITLGPSEALMTPALYKELLGVSCHELFHTWNIKQIRPKEMLPYDFTQENYFRTGYVAEGVTTYYGDYLLARSGVFTPDQYFEELNTVLKRHTADQGEQNLSVADSSFDTWLDGYKPGIPDRKVSIYHKGCIAALVLDIEIRKATNNAQSLDEVMRRMWLEFGQKGIGYTEQDYQNLAEQVAGVSLQTYFEEMIFGTVPFEKWLAPALKYVGCQLQKLPSPLLHESRYGFRLAPTPLFTVGYVAPNSPAAKVLSVDDELIALNGRKLENLNLQALLAQKEKAELTLFRQKKLLTVTLLPDGDIHLPLFRVSRNPKATPDQKQNFKLWLKQEF
- a CDS encoding STAS/SEC14 domain-containing protein → MKTYFFDPGLSSVVTIYSGFLKHDAFKEICLGALETAQTQQLSKILVDTSHLKVMLKESQQWIEDVWFPRAKQIGIKHMAFLVPEDIFGRMSMEATNKKEEQEGDIDIRYFDNAAEAKLWLKHI
- a CDS encoding PfkB family carbohydrate kinase, which codes for MSLLVIGSVAFDALETPFGKRDKIIGGAGTFISLSAANFVKPVNLVSVVGGDFLKSDIAMMQGKGINTDGLQVKENEKSFFWSGRYFNDMNSRETLATELNVLGDFDPIIPESYQDCQYLMLGNLAPQVQRQVIERLTNRPKLVVMDTMNFWMDIAYDDLIQTIGMVDVLSINDEEARQLSKEYSLVKAAKKIMAMGPKYLIIKKGEHGALLFHQDEIFYAPALPLEEVFDPTGAGDTFAGGFIGYLASTDDISFDNMKRAVIHGSAMASFCVEQFGTERLVDLKEEELAERVAQFAKLVNF